Proteins co-encoded in one Halorussus salinus genomic window:
- a CDS encoding GTP cyclohydrolase IIa: protein MTNAQVTLIQIDNYGPWTVTPEPRREVDLQTLQSRLYADLAQLVGNREGYVFFTRFDNMIAVTNGMDEADHALVQESVANRYPVTVSFGVGVDPSPVAALSAATEHIQDAGSAQAADRTEILRGATLDPDERTDDDVQIAHFDVNDATGKYTDQMNAFDSFIHIEQGYAELMRYFRRAHEGLSFFVGGDNVIALSPDLDAAAYEDAIRHVEETVEVELKVGVGQAANAQHAGMAAKHALEDCRDDGDRVVID, encoded by the coding sequence GTGACGAACGCGCAGGTCACCCTGATCCAGATCGACAACTACGGACCGTGGACCGTAACGCCCGAACCGCGCCGGGAAGTGGACCTTCAGACCCTGCAATCGCGGCTGTACGCCGACCTCGCGCAACTGGTCGGCAACCGCGAGGGGTACGTCTTCTTCACTCGGTTCGACAACATGATCGCCGTGACGAACGGGATGGACGAAGCCGACCACGCGCTCGTGCAGGAGTCGGTGGCCAACCGCTACCCCGTGACCGTCAGTTTCGGCGTCGGCGTGGACCCGAGTCCCGTCGCGGCACTCTCCGCGGCGACCGAACACATCCAAGACGCCGGGAGCGCCCAAGCGGCCGACCGCACCGAAATCCTCCGAGGAGCGACCTTGGACCCGGACGAGCGCACGGACGACGACGTGCAGATAGCGCACTTCGACGTGAACGACGCCACCGGGAAGTACACCGACCAGATGAACGCCTTCGACTCGTTCATCCACATCGAGCAGGGCTACGCCGAGTTGATGCGGTACTTCCGGCGCGCCCACGAGGGACTGTCGTTCTTCGTCGGCGGGGACAACGTCATCGCGCTCTCGCCGGACCTCGACGCGGCGGCCTACGAAGACGCCATCCGACACGTCGAGGAGACCGTCGAAGTCGAACTCAAGGTCGGCGTCGGGCAGGCCGCGAACGCCCAGCACGCCGGAATGGCGGCCAAGCACGCGCTCGAAGACTGCCGGGACGACGGCGACCGCGTGGTCATCGACTAG
- a CDS encoding cold-shock protein produces MAEGTVDFFNDTGGYGFIDTEDADEDVFFHMEDIGGPDLEEGTDVEFEIEQAEKGPRATNLTRL; encoded by the coding sequence ATGGCAGAAGGAACCGTTGATTTCTTCAACGACACAGGCGGTTACGGCTTCATCGACACCGAGGACGCGGACGAGGACGTTTTCTTCCACATGGAAGATATCGGCGGCCCGGACCTCGAAGAAGGCACTGACGTAGAGTTCGAAATCGAGCAGGCCGAGAAGGGCCCGCGCGCGACGAATCTGACGCGACTTTAA
- a CDS encoding CBS domain-containing protein has protein sequence MEGEVTVRDVMTREYVGVSESDTVLGAVRLMNDEGTGCVVVLRGSEPVGIMTESDVLALVADEGDPAETQVSSVMSEPVVSVGAERELSDAAGTMSREDIRRLLVTNDDELVGLLSERDVISASASLSGVPSVRGDSPREVTGGGPMADDRAGGDPMTGDRPSNPAGTVGENGDHEYSDRSICETCGTLSRELTNVNGQLICADCREV, from the coding sequence ATGGAAGGCGAAGTGACTGTCCGGGACGTGATGACCCGAGAATACGTCGGCGTCAGCGAGTCCGACACGGTTCTCGGAGCGGTGAGGCTGATGAACGACGAGGGAACCGGGTGCGTGGTCGTCCTCCGAGGGAGCGAACCGGTCGGCATCATGACCGAATCGGACGTGTTGGCGCTGGTCGCCGACGAGGGCGACCCCGCCGAGACGCAGGTGTCTTCGGTGATGTCCGAACCGGTCGTCTCGGTAGGTGCCGAGCGCGAACTCTCCGACGCCGCCGGTACCATGTCCCGCGAGGACATCCGGCGACTGCTCGTGACCAACGACGACGAGTTAGTGGGCCTCCTCTCGGAGCGCGACGTGATTTCGGCGTCGGCGTCGCTGTCGGGCGTCCCGTCGGTCCGCGGCGACTCGCCCCGCGAAGTCACCGGCGGCGGTCCGATGGCCGACGACCGGGCGGGCGGCGACCCGATGACCGGCGACCGGCCGTCGAATCCGGCCGGGACTGTCGGCGAGAACGGCGACCACGAGTACTCCGACCGGAGCATCTGTGAGACTTGCGGGACGCTCAGTCGGGAACTCACCAACGTCAACGGGCAACTCATCTGCGCAGACTGCCGCGAAGTGTAG
- a CDS encoding branched-chain amino acid ABC transporter permease gives MPPSTGLANAVVTGLVTGSIVALGAIGLALVYNIAEVPNFAHGELLMLGAYMALFVNKPTTVPVFELFTEATSRELSGVGMVVLFVLAAGSALAAVYLLGGLPALKGSWWPGDPSSALALGVHAVAAAALGVVVTLGFPSIWAGLLLSALMLAWIAPFLEKVIFQKFRAKDASLATMLIVTLGLSFVLRFGTQAFYGGQVRTYVVPQVGTVFGYDVGLSAAKFFDFYVTGSGLTLHVIDTGPDPDQAMFTAAYSWLALVALVVLTVGVAAALYRWRRGGAEGYGTSHTVGPKLAAAVGGVVTFVALLFLLAGGGSVPDSSAFETRIRLSLMRSSVFFIAIGMMAMLHFLLQETKLGKAMRASSDNIDLAKITGINTDRVMMATWIIAGAFAAVGGVMLGVLFSQLTVNMGFFLLLPMFAGVILGGLQSVYGAILGSYIVGLSMDVGIYAIPNIGSTYRIPIAFAILFVVLLVKPEGITGGS, from the coding sequence ATGCCACCTAGTACCGGGTTGGCCAATGCGGTCGTGACCGGTCTCGTCACCGGGAGCATCGTCGCGTTGGGCGCTATCGGACTCGCGCTGGTGTACAACATCGCCGAGGTCCCGAACTTCGCGCACGGGGAACTCCTCATGCTCGGGGCGTACATGGCGCTGTTCGTCAACAAACCGACGACCGTGCCGGTGTTCGAGCTGTTCACCGAGGCGACGAGCCGCGAACTCAGCGGCGTCGGGATGGTCGTCCTCTTCGTGTTGGCCGCGGGGTCGGCGCTCGCCGCGGTGTACTTACTCGGCGGCTTACCCGCGCTGAAGGGGTCGTGGTGGCCCGGCGACCCCAGTTCGGCGCTCGCGCTCGGCGTCCACGCGGTCGCCGCCGCGGCGCTGGGCGTCGTCGTCACGCTCGGCTTCCCGTCGATTTGGGCCGGACTGTTGCTCTCGGCGCTGATGCTGGCGTGGATCGCACCGTTCCTCGAAAAAGTCATCTTCCAGAAGTTCCGGGCGAAGGACGCCTCGCTGGCGACGATGCTCATCGTCACCCTCGGCCTCTCGTTCGTGCTTCGGTTCGGCACGCAGGCGTTCTACGGCGGGCAGGTCCGGACCTACGTCGTCCCGCAGGTCGGCACCGTCTTCGGCTACGACGTGGGCCTGTCGGCCGCGAAGTTCTTCGACTTCTACGTCACCGGAAGCGGCCTGACTCTGCACGTCATCGACACCGGGCCGGACCCCGACCAAGCGATGTTCACCGCGGCCTACTCGTGGCTCGCGCTCGTCGCGCTGGTCGTCCTCACGGTCGGGGTCGCGGCCGCGCTCTACCGCTGGCGTCGCGGCGGCGCGGAAGGCTACGGCACGAGTCACACCGTCGGCCCGAAACTCGCTGCCGCCGTCGGCGGCGTCGTGACGTTCGTCGCGCTCCTGTTCCTACTGGCGGGCGGCGGGTCGGTGCCCGACTCGTCGGCGTTCGAGACGCGCATCCGCCTCTCGCTGATGCGGTCGTCGGTGTTCTTCATCGCCATCGGGATGATGGCGATGCTCCACTTCCTGTTGCAGGAGACCAAACTCGGCAAGGCGATGCGGGCCTCCAGCGACAACATCGACCTCGCGAAGATTACGGGCATCAACACCGACCGCGTGATGATGGCGACGTGGATAATCGCCGGGGCGTTCGCGGCGGTCGGCGGCGTGATGCTCGGCGTACTATTCAGCCAACTGACGGTCAACATGGGCTTCTTCCTGTTGCTCCCGATGTTCGCCGGGGTCATCCTCGGCGGCCTCCAGTCGGTGTACGGCGCGATTCTCGGGAGCTACATCGTCGGCCTGTCGATGGACGTGGGCATCTACGCGATTCCGAACATCGGCTCGACGTACCGCATCCCCATCGCGTTCGCCATCCTGTTCGTCGTGTTGCTCGTCAAGCCGGAAGGCATCACGGGGGGTAGCTAA
- a CDS encoding branched-chain amino acid ABC transporter permease, which translates to MALSSSLVSLGIIVGIYAILALGLNIKFGYTGLLDIGHVAFYLVGAYVTALLVLPPASTQQFATYILGWNWPWLPAIAVGTVVAGLLGMLVALPAIRLREDYLAIAVLGISVILKRVVQSEGWLANGPGSLRGFSQPFRGYFPLPGDTLAAAALLGFVVLVLWTVATFLLAQVGTGRETEVAADGGERASSEARSDGGVTAGRTISGTPGIGGWVVDGLLALTTLGVGYAAARRSRTETSESEQRVLLGAGGLFGLAAGVVAWQAFEWWTLFGVNLDWLFGVVVFAAVTTGFYGANRRYAPMAGAITATAAFGGALLAGDSPMVAFVFLAAISLFTWIFGAVAVVRKYSDLSGRDFGVSFVLAVVFVACFAPLIVLGGGSGDAMSSIGLFVTMGMLAAFLYGVYYVGSNWSRFGSGVEFVRIVGVGAIWLFAIRYFVMASIEPFQRAGVGAVVDNTVQNLIWLMKFQGGTAEFDYARFLLVLTLASLGMLYYLAEITVESPFGRVLKAIREDEDVATSLGKNTFAYKVQSMMLGSALAGFAGGLTAIYFQSLVHTMFAPRVTFIAFLALIIGGTANNKGMILGATIYWAFQKATADIAGFFPTAARSSVQALRLAFIGALLIVILYYRPEGLWGEKRTVAEVAEE; encoded by the coding sequence ATGGCACTCTCGTCCAGTCTCGTCTCGCTCGGCATCATCGTGGGCATCTACGCGATACTCGCCCTCGGACTGAACATCAAGTTCGGCTACACCGGACTGTTGGACATCGGCCACGTGGCGTTCTATCTGGTCGGCGCGTACGTCACCGCATTGCTGGTCCTTCCACCCGCCAGCACTCAACAGTTCGCCACGTACATCTTGGGGTGGAACTGGCCGTGGCTCCCGGCCATCGCGGTCGGGACGGTCGTCGCCGGACTCCTCGGGATGTTGGTCGCGCTCCCGGCGATACGCCTCCGGGAGGACTATCTGGCCATCGCGGTGCTGGGCATCTCGGTCATCCTGAAGCGTGTCGTCCAGTCGGAGGGCTGGCTGGCGAACGGGCCGGGGTCGCTCCGCGGGTTCAGCCAGCCGTTCCGCGGCTACTTCCCGCTCCCCGGCGACACCCTCGCGGCCGCCGCCCTCCTCGGGTTCGTCGTCCTCGTCCTCTGGACGGTGGCGACGTTCCTCCTCGCACAGGTCGGTACCGGCCGCGAGACTGAGGTGGCTGCGGACGGCGGTGAGCGAGCCTCATCGGAGGCCCGCTCCGACGGCGGTGTCACGGCGGGCCGCACCATCTCGGGCACGCCCGGTATCGGCGGGTGGGTCGTGGACGGCCTGCTCGCGCTGACGACCCTCGGAGTCGGGTACGCCGCGGCGCGCCGTTCGCGGACGGAGACCAGCGAGTCCGAACAGCGCGTCCTACTGGGTGCGGGTGGGCTGTTCGGTCTCGCGGCCGGAGTCGTCGCATGGCAGGCCTTCGAGTGGTGGACGCTGTTCGGCGTGAACCTCGACTGGCTGTTCGGCGTGGTCGTCTTCGCCGCGGTCACCACGGGCTTCTACGGCGCGAACCGCCGCTACGCTCCGATGGCTGGCGCGATTACGGCGACGGCGGCGTTCGGTGGCGCGCTCCTCGCGGGCGACTCACCGATGGTTGCGTTCGTCTTCCTCGCGGCCATCTCGCTGTTCACGTGGATATTCGGCGCGGTTGCGGTCGTCCGCAAGTACAGCGACCTCTCGGGCCGGGACTTCGGCGTCTCGTTCGTCCTCGCGGTCGTGTTCGTCGCCTGTTTCGCGCCGCTCATCGTGTTGGGCGGCGGGTCGGGCGACGCGATGAGCAGTATCGGCCTGTTCGTCACGATGGGGATGCTCGCGGCGTTCCTCTACGGCGTCTACTACGTCGGGTCGAACTGGAGCCGATTCGGCTCGGGCGTCGAGTTCGTCCGCATCGTCGGCGTCGGAGCCATCTGGCTGTTCGCCATCCGGTACTTCGTGATGGCGAGCATCGAACCGTTCCAGCGCGCTGGCGTGGGCGCGGTCGTGGACAACACGGTGCAGAACCTCATCTGGCTGATGAAGTTCCAAGGCGGGACCGCCGAGTTCGACTACGCGCGGTTCCTGCTGGTGTTGACGCTGGCATCGCTCGGGATGCTCTACTACCTCGCGGAGATTACGGTCGAGTCGCCGTTCGGCCGCGTGCTGAAGGCCATCCGCGAGGACGAGGACGTGGCGACCTCGCTGGGCAAGAACACGTTCGCCTACAAGGTCCAGAGCATGATGCTCGGGTCGGCGCTCGCCGGGTTCGCCGGCGGCCTGACCGCCATCTACTTCCAGAGTCTCGTCCACACGATGTTCGCGCCGCGGGTGACGTTCATCGCGTTCCTCGCGCTCATCATCGGCGGCACGGCGAACAACAAGGGGATGATTCTGGGCGCGACCATCTACTGGGCGTTCCAGAAGGCGACCGCCGACATCGCCGGGTTCTTCCCGACGGCCGCGCGGTCGTCGGTGCAGGCGCTCCGGTTGGCGTTCATCGGGGCACTCCTCATCGTCATCCTCTACTACCGCCCCGAGGGGCTGTGGGGCGAGAAACGAACCGTCGCGGAGGTGGCAGAAGAATGA
- a CDS encoding ABC transporter ATP-binding protein: MSETVESDHETHGTGEAILEVEGLRKTFGGITAVDGATFEVEEGTVTGLIGPNGAGKTTTFNLISGFYEPDGGEVRYRGTDLQDIMRPSGTEQGIWMSASGMTFGGIGLAAAASAGVSTLATGGAALVGAGLGAGVYQAEEKVKNDYLEVKNKRPFRVSQEGLSRTFQLTRELQGLTVLENLMLAPQDQRGESLTNAWFRRGAVEDEEGDVRERAVEMLEFLEIDHLTNEYAGNLSGGQRKLLELGRVLMTDPDLILLDEPVAGVNPALTEKLLERIENLREQGYTFCIVEHDMEVIMNLSDTIIVMDQGKKLMQGSPEEVQNDQRVVDAYLGG; the protein is encoded by the coding sequence ATGAGCGAAACAGTCGAATCAGACCACGAGACGCACGGAACTGGCGAAGCGATACTCGAAGTCGAGGGGCTGCGCAAGACCTTCGGCGGGATTACCGCCGTGGACGGCGCGACCTTCGAGGTCGAGGAGGGAACCGTCACCGGTCTCATCGGGCCGAACGGGGCTGGGAAGACGACGACGTTCAACCTCATCAGCGGCTTCTACGAACCCGACGGTGGGGAAGTCCGGTATCGCGGGACCGACCTCCAAGACATCATGCGCCCGAGCGGGACCGAGCAGGGCATCTGGATGAGCGCGTCCGGGATGACCTTCGGCGGTATCGGACTTGCGGCCGCGGCCTCGGCCGGGGTCTCGACGCTCGCGACCGGCGGCGCGGCGCTCGTCGGCGCGGGACTGGGCGCTGGCGTCTATCAGGCCGAGGAGAAGGTCAAGAACGACTACCTCGAAGTCAAGAACAAGCGCCCGTTCCGGGTCTCGCAAGAAGGACTCTCGCGGACGTTCCAGTTGACGCGGGAGCTACAGGGGCTGACCGTGCTGGAGAACCTGATGCTCGCACCACAGGACCAGCGCGGCGAGAGTCTGACCAACGCGTGGTTCCGCCGCGGCGCGGTCGAAGACGAGGAGGGCGACGTGCGCGAGCGCGCCGTCGAGATGCTGGAATTCCTCGAAATCGACCACCTCACCAACGAGTACGCGGGCAACCTCTCTGGCGGCCAGCGCAAACTGCTGGAACTCGGTCGGGTGCTGATGACCGACCCCGACCTCATCCTGCTGGACGAACCGGTCGCAGGGGTCAACCCCGCGCTGACCGAGAAGTTGCTCGAACGCATCGAGAACCTGCGCGAGCAGGGCTACACGTTCTGCATCGTCGAACACGACATGGAGGTTATCATGAACCTCTCGGACACCATCATCGTCATGGACCAAGGCAAGAAACTCATGCAAGGCTCGCCCGAAGAGGTACAGAACGACCAACGAGTTGTGGACGCCTATCTGGGGGGATAA
- a CDS encoding ABC transporter ATP-binding protein, producing MALLEARDIVSGYGDAQILHGVSMDVADDEIVCIIGPNGAGKSTFMKAVFGLIDCWEGSVNFDGADITDLRPDEITREGMCYVPQVDNVFPNLTVRENLEMGAYILDSMPEEALQEVFDRFPILEERQNQKAGTMSGGQQQMLAMGRGLMVDPDLMLVDEPSAGLAPDLVDEVFEKIIEINESGTAMLMVEQNARKALRNSDRGYVLEMGENRFEDTGEALLDNDEVTELYLGAGGDAGETGEAATDD from the coding sequence GTGGCGCTACTGGAAGCCCGCGACATCGTCTCGGGGTACGGCGACGCCCAAATCCTCCACGGCGTGTCGATGGACGTGGCCGACGACGAGATCGTCTGCATCATCGGCCCGAACGGTGCCGGGAAGTCCACCTTCATGAAGGCGGTCTTCGGCCTCATCGACTGCTGGGAGGGGTCGGTCAACTTCGACGGCGCGGACATCACCGACCTCCGGCCGGACGAGATCACCCGCGAGGGGATGTGTTACGTCCCGCAGGTGGACAACGTCTTCCCGAACCTCACGGTCCGGGAGAACTTGGAGATGGGCGCGTACATCCTCGACTCGATGCCCGAGGAGGCCCTACAGGAGGTGTTCGACCGCTTCCCGATTCTCGAGGAGCGCCAGAACCAGAAGGCCGGAACCATGTCCGGCGGCCAACAGCAGATGCTGGCGATGGGTCGCGGGCTGATGGTGGACCCGGACCTGATGCTGGTGGACGAACCGAGCGCCGGACTCGCGCCGGACCTCGTGGACGAGGTGTTCGAGAAGATAATCGAGATCAACGAGTCGGGCACGGCCATGCTGATGGTCGAGCAGAACGCCCGGAAGGCCCTGCGGAACTCCGACCGAGGCTACGTGCTGGAGATGGGCGAGAACCGCTTCGAGGACACCGGCGAGGCGCTACTGGACAACGACGAGGTGACGGAGCTGTACCTCGGCGCTGGCGGCGACGCTGGCGAGACCGGTGAAGCGGCGACTGACGACTAG
- a CDS encoding ABC transporter substrate-binding protein: protein MSEKYRTTRRVYLKGATAAGVAGLTGLSTSAGAAQGGPIQMGSILPITGNLSAYGSGMQRAVNVAVQDVNDAGGPLDRQINMTNTDSQTQPSRAIQQYNSLVNEQNIIGFVGAASSGVSVPLAQNVAADQVMQMSNASTSPALSEIGYNEDRSVKYFGRTAPNDAQQGIVMGRILSDDQYIGADRAAFLFVDNPYGQGLAERAREQFQGETVGMVGYSQRASDYTSTLDSLFQNDPDAVGFIGYPGNGRTILNQWNNGGYGGEWVLSEGLNSSEFLSSLSNITSGMYLASPNPEQTPGQTAFEEKMGDQAGTLFAPHAYDGLFLQALAIEAGGQADGTTIAQNIRSVSRPEEGASQETATTTGDGGGGGGGQQANVVTVGQFQKAKDLLANGEDINYQGASSPVNLNESLEPLNQFAILQVQDDGSTETLETIPREFFRGKVGNGGGGGTTTTTQG, encoded by the coding sequence ATGTCAGAGAAATATCGAACGACGCGACGGGTGTATCTAAAGGGCGCGACGGCCGCGGGGGTGGCCGGGTTGACCGGACTGTCAACGTCCGCGGGTGCGGCCCAAGGCGGTCCCATCCAGATGGGGTCGATTCTCCCCATCACGGGGAACCTGAGCGCGTACGGGAGCGGGATGCAACGAGCGGTCAACGTCGCGGTGCAGGACGTGAACGACGCTGGCGGCCCGCTCGACCGCCAGATAAACATGACCAACACCGACAGCCAGACCCAGCCCTCGCGGGCCATCCAGCAGTACAACTCGCTGGTCAACGAGCAGAACATCATCGGGTTCGTCGGCGCGGCCTCCAGCGGTGTCTCGGTCCCGCTGGCGCAGAACGTCGCGGCCGACCAAGTGATGCAGATGAGCAACGCGAGTACGTCGCCCGCGCTCTCGGAGATCGGCTACAACGAGGACCGGAGCGTCAAGTACTTCGGCCGGACGGCTCCGAACGACGCCCAACAGGGCATCGTGATGGGTCGCATCCTCAGCGACGACCAGTACATCGGCGCGGACAGGGCGGCGTTCCTCTTCGTGGACAACCCCTACGGGCAGGGCCTCGCGGAGCGCGCCCGCGAGCAGTTCCAAGGCGAGACGGTCGGGATGGTCGGCTACAGCCAGCGGGCCAGTGACTACACCTCGACGCTCGACTCGCTGTTCCAGAACGACCCGGACGCCGTCGGCTTCATCGGCTACCCCGGCAACGGCCGGACCATCCTGAACCAGTGGAACAACGGCGGCTACGGCGGCGAGTGGGTCCTCAGCGAGGGCCTGAACTCCTCGGAGTTCCTCAGTAGCCTGAGCAACATCACGTCGGGGATGTACCTCGCGTCACCGAACCCCGAGCAGACGCCGGGCCAGACCGCGTTCGAGGAGAAGATGGGCGACCAAGCGGGGACGCTGTTCGCGCCCCACGCCTACGACGGGCTCTTCCTGCAGGCACTCGCCATCGAAGCCGGTGGACAGGCCGACGGGACCACCATCGCACAGAACATCCGGTCGGTCTCTCGCCCCGAGGAGGGCGCGAGCCAAGAGACGGCGACCACCACGGGCGACGGTGGCGGCGGTGGCGGCGGCCAGCAGGCCAACGTCGTCACGGTGGGGCAGTTCCAGAAGGCTAAGGACCTGCTGGCCAACGGCGAGGACATCAACTATCAGGGCGCGTCCAGTCCCGTCAACCTCAACGAGTCGCTCGAACCGCTCAACCAGTTCGCCATCCTGCAGGTGCAGGACGACGGCTCGACCGAGACGCTGGAGACGATTCCCCGCGAGTTCTTCCGCGGCAAGGTCGGCAACGGCGGCGGTGGCGGGACGACCACGACGACGCAAGGATAG
- a CDS encoding ABC transporter substrate-binding protein, translating to MTGKDKSRRAYLKTTAAVAGAGLTGLSGCIGSISGGGGGGGSPIQMGSVLPITGSLSAYGQGMQDAVNLAKKHINDGGGPLGRTVKVTNKDSETKPSKASQKYKSLVNEQGIVGFVGAASSGVSVPIAKNVASDGVMQVSNASTTPALAEIGYDGDTKYFGRTAPNDGQQGIVMGQIMNKSDYIGADKAAFLYVNNAYGEGLAQKAKAAFDGEEVGMVPYDKKSTDYTSTLDKLFENDPDAIGFVGYPGNGKTILKQWDNGGYGGQWVLSEGLNDKGFFESLKSITDGMYLASPSPDSADKSASAFEEGMGDQAGTLFAPHAYDGLFLQALAMHKAGEATGEAIAGNIRSVSREGTKVYAGQFQRAKDLLDDGENINYQGASSPVDMNKNLEPLNKFAIMQVEQGARTERDTIERSWFEGKL from the coding sequence ATGACAGGCAAGGACAAGTCGCGGCGCGCGTATCTGAAGACGACTGCGGCGGTTGCGGGGGCCGGACTCACCGGTCTCTCGGGCTGTATCGGAAGTATCTCCGGCGGCGGTGGCGGCGGTGGCAGTCCCATCCAGATGGGGTCGGTTCTCCCGATTACCGGGTCGCTGAGTGCTTACGGACAGGGGATGCAGGACGCGGTGAACCTCGCCAAGAAGCACATCAACGACGGCGGCGGCCCGCTCGGACGTACCGTGAAGGTGACCAACAAGGACAGCGAGACGAAACCCTCGAAAGCCTCCCAGAAGTACAAATCGCTCGTCAACGAGCAGGGCATCGTCGGCTTCGTCGGTGCGGCCTCCAGCGGCGTCTCGGTCCCCATCGCGAAGAACGTCGCATCCGACGGCGTGATGCAGGTGAGCAACGCGAGTACGACGCCCGCCCTCGCGGAAATCGGCTACGACGGCGACACGAAGTACTTCGGCCGGACGGCCCCGAACGACGGCCAGCAGGGCATCGTGATGGGCCAAATCATGAACAAGAGCGACTACATCGGCGCGGACAAGGCCGCGTTCCTCTACGTCAACAACGCCTACGGGGAGGGCTTGGCCCAGAAGGCGAAAGCCGCGTTCGACGGCGAGGAGGTCGGGATGGTCCCCTACGACAAGAAATCGACGGACTACACCTCGACGCTCGACAAACTGTTCGAGAACGACCCGGACGCCATCGGCTTCGTCGGCTACCCCGGCAACGGGAAGACCATCCTCAAGCAGTGGGACAACGGCGGCTACGGCGGTCAGTGGGTCCTCAGCGAGGGCCTGAACGACAAGGGGTTCTTCGAGAGTCTGAAGTCCATCACCGACGGGATGTACCTCGCGTCGCCGAGTCCCGACTCCGCGGACAAGAGCGCCTCGGCCTTCGAGGAGGGCATGGGCGACCAAGCGGGGACGCTGTTCGCGCCCCACGCCTACGACGGACTCTTCCTGCAAGCGCTCGCCATGCACAAAGCTGGCGAGGCAACCGGCGAAGCCATCGCCGGGAACATCCGGTCAGTCTCGCGCGAGGGGACGAAGGTGTACGCCGGGCAGTTCCAGCGGGCGAAAGACTTGCTTGACGACGGCGAGAATATCAACTATCAGGGCGCGTCCAGTCCCGTGGACATGAACAAGAACCTCGAACCGCTCAACAAGTTCGCCATCATGCAGGTCGAGCAGGGCGCACGGACGGAACGGGACACTATCGAACGCTCGTGGTTCGAGGGCAAGCTGTAA
- a CDS encoding phosphoglycerate kinase: MAIETLDDLAVQGTTLGVRIDINSPLTDEGALADDARLRAHVETLSELLDRDGRVAILAHQGRPGGEEFRDLRPHANRLDELLDAPVGYADGTFSGEARRKVENLDDGQAVVLENTRFYSEEYMEFPADRAGQTELVDKLAPVLDAYVNDAFAAAHRSQPSIVGFPTRIPAYAGRVMESELDVLGDIESTPEPRTYVVGGAKVPDSISVAESVLERGLADEVLTTGVVANVFLLADGTDLGDASADFVYEQGYWDEIDRAADLLAEYGDRIRLPVDLAVERDGERHEIAVEDLPPREGEAAMDIGAATIEAYGEVVAGSGTVVLNGPAGVFEDETFAHGTRDLFETATDAEYSVVGGGDTAAAIRAFDIEGFDHVSTGGGAALNMLTGEELPAVEALRN, from the coding sequence ATGGCGATAGAGACCCTGGACGACCTCGCCGTCCAAGGGACCACGCTGGGAGTGCGTATCGACATCAACAGCCCCCTGACCGACGAGGGCGCGCTGGCCGACGACGCCCGTCTCCGCGCCCACGTCGAGACCCTCTCGGAACTGCTCGACCGCGACGGCCGAGTCGCGATTCTCGCCCACCAAGGCCGTCCGGGCGGCGAGGAGTTCCGGGACCTCCGCCCGCACGCGAACCGACTCGACGAACTCCTCGACGCGCCGGTGGGGTACGCCGACGGCACCTTCTCGGGGGAGGCCCGCCGCAAAGTCGAGAATCTGGACGACGGGCAGGCGGTCGTGCTGGAGAACACGCGATTCTACAGCGAGGAGTACATGGAGTTTCCCGCCGACCGCGCCGGGCAGACCGAACTCGTGGACAAACTCGCGCCGGTCTTGGACGCCTACGTCAACGACGCCTTCGCCGCGGCTCACCGCTCACAGCCCTCCATCGTCGGCTTCCCGACCCGGATTCCGGCCTACGCCGGGCGCGTGATGGAGTCGGAACTCGACGTGCTGGGCGACATCGAATCGACGCCCGAACCCCGGACCTACGTCGTCGGCGGCGCGAAGGTCCCCGACTCGATTTCGGTGGCCGAGAGCGTCCTCGAACGCGGCCTCGCCGACGAGGTGCTGACGACCGGCGTCGTCGCCAACGTCTTCCTGCTGGCCGACGGGACCGACCTCGGCGACGCCAGCGCGGACTTCGTGTACGAACAGGGCTACTGGGACGAAATCGACCGCGCGGCCGACCTGCTGGCCGAGTACGGCGACCGCATCCGACTCCCGGTCGATTTGGCCGTCGAGCGCGACGGCGAGCGCCACGAAATCGCCGTCGAAGACCTACCGCCCCGCGAGGGCGAGGCCGCGATGGACATCGGAGCCGCGACGATAGAGGCCTACGGCGAAGTCGTCGCGGGTTCCGGGACGGTCGTCCTCAACGGCCCGGCGGGCGTCTTCGAGGACGAGACGTTCGCTCACGGGACCCGCGACCTCTTCGAGACCGCCACGGACGCCGAGTACAGCGTCGTCGGCGGCGGCGACACCGCCGCGGCCATCCGGGCGTTCGACATCGAGGGCTTCGACCACGTCAGCACCGGCGGCGGCGCGGCGCTCAACATGCTGACCGGCGAGGAGCTACCCGCGGTCGAGGCGCTCCGAAACTGA